A stretch of Lathyrus oleraceus cultivar Zhongwan6 chromosome 6, CAAS_Psat_ZW6_1.0, whole genome shotgun sequence DNA encodes these proteins:
- the LOC127095725 gene encoding uncharacterized mitochondrial protein AtMg00810 codes for MQSEFDALIRNKTWDLVHCPCDSNLIRCMWIFRHKKNSDGSFERYKARLVGDGRSQVAVSRHPDGIFFNQSTYASEIIKRVGMASCKPSATPVDTNQKLNTSSGTSYEDPSLYQSLAGALQYLTLTRPNISYVVQQVCLHMHAPRTEHMPALKRILRYVQGTLHFGLHLSPSPNTTLISYTDTDWGGCPDTRHSTFGYCVFLGDNLISWSSKRQSTISRSNAEVEYKGLPMLSPNRVGFAIFSWNSIFLFLKPLWCIVIIMSFVKNEEGGRFGGLITLKTDIERLALHADPFWTTGNPVPYNSAVNKKYGTLKFQTSTEMDQEHNTLVASEFLSAPCRRKRYVE; via the exons atgcaatctgaatttgatGCTCTTATTCGAAATAAGACGTGGGATTTAGTTCATTGTCCTTGTGATTCTAATCTTATTCGATGTATGTGGATTTTTAGGCATAAGAAAAATTCTGATGGCTCCTTTGAGCGTTATAAGGCTCGTCTTGTAGGTGATGGCAGGTCACAGGTTGCAG TATCTCGTCATCCTGATGGCATATTTTTCAATCAAAGCACTTATGCTTCAGAGATCATTAAACGTGTTGGCATGGCGTCCTGTAAACCATCAGCCACTCCTGTTGACACCAATCAGAAACTCAACACCTCCTCCGGCACTTCTTATGAGGATCCCTCCTTGTATCAGAGTCTTGCAGGGGCCTTACAATATCTCACCCTCACTCGACCTAATATATCATATGTTGTTCAACAAGTTTGTCTTCACATGCATGCCCCTCGCACTGAACACATGCCTGCTCTTAAGCGCATTTTGCGCTATGTTCAGGGCACCTTACATTTTGGACTACACTTATCCCCATCTCCCAATACAACACTTATCTCTTACACTGACACTGATTGGGGTGGATGTCCTGACACCAGACATTCTACATTTGGTTACTGTGTTTTTCTAGGTGACAACCTTATTTCTTGGTCTTCCAAAAGGCAGTCAACTATCTCCCGTTCCAATGCTGAAGTCGAATATAAGGGGTTGCCAATGTTGTCTCCGAATCGTGTTGGATTCGCAATCTTCTCCTGGAACTCCATTTTCCTATTCCTCAAGCCACTTTGGTGTATTGTGATAAT AATGAGCTTTGTTAAAAATGAGGAAGGAGGAAGGTTTGGCGGACTAATAACACTTAAAACCGATATAGAG AGACTTGCACTTCATGCAGATCCCTTTTGGACTACTGGCAACCCAGTTCCATATAACTCTGCTGTCAACAAAAAGTATGGAACATTGAAGTTTCAAACTTCAACAGAAATGGATCAAGAACATAATACTCTGGTTGCTTCCGAGTTTCTTTCAGCTCCATGCCGCAGAAAAAGATATGTAGAATGA
- the LOC127095726 gene encoding uncharacterized protein LOC127095726 produces the protein MEAWNRLEDIFQDNQNARVVTLEQEFSNTRMEDFPDVSAYCQRLKMFSDQLKNVGSLVNNHRLVLQLISSLPEAYSSVATLIRQSNPLPAFYQDRSMLTLEESGMAKMENTCSHAAIHTTQSKHTEDTSQCGNRRPDNRSRSHGN, from the coding sequence ATGGAAGCATGGAATCGCTTGGAAGATATTTTTCAGGACAACCAAAATGCTCGAGTTGTCACTCTTGAGCAAGAGTTTTCTAACACTCGTATGGAGGATTTTCCCGATGTCTCTGCTTACTGTCAGCGTCTTAAGATGTTTTCTGATCAGTTGAAAAATGTTGGCTCCCTTGTCAACAATCATCGTCTGGTCCTTCAGTTGATCTCTAGTCTCCCAGAAGCTTACAGTAGTGTTGCTACTTTGATTCGCCAGAGCAACCCTCTTCCGGCATTCTATCAGGATCGTTCCATGCTCACTTTGGAAGAATCAGGTATGGCTAAGATGGAAAACACATGCTCTCATGCTGCTATTCACACCACTCAGTCGAAACATACTGAAGACACCTCTCAGTGTGGCAACCGCCGCCCCGACAACCGTTCTCGCTCCCATGGCAACTAG